In one Neobacillus sp. CF12 genomic region, the following are encoded:
- a CDS encoding LysM peptidoglycan-binding and 3D domain-containing protein: protein MLKKMVSILAVAVLSVTVSANVQAASITVQKGDTLWALSRANNTSVENIQKLNNLTTDLIHPGDILTVAPEKRYSVIKGDTLWDIAIDHQVTVSQIKEWNQLHSDLIHPGLNLLIFEGLKDTTIALTDNPVQPEESTQKESAPSVEAAAPTESAPAVEATTPAPAAPAAPASSSKEIIVEATAYTASCEGCSGITATGINLIENPNQKVISVDPSVIPLGSRVYVEGYGEAIAGDTGGAIKGNKIDVFIPSKQDAINFGRKQLKVTILN from the coding sequence ATGCTTAAGAAAATGGTATCAATTTTAGCAGTTGCTGTACTCTCAGTAACTGTAAGTGCTAATGTTCAAGCTGCATCGATTACAGTACAAAAAGGAGACACCCTTTGGGCTCTATCGCGTGCAAATAACACATCTGTAGAAAATATCCAAAAGTTAAATAATCTTACCACAGATCTTATTCACCCTGGAGATATACTAACTGTTGCCCCTGAAAAACGTTATTCTGTTATAAAAGGCGACACACTATGGGACATTGCCATTGATCACCAGGTAACCGTTTCTCAAATTAAAGAGTGGAACCAACTACATAGCGATCTCATCCATCCAGGATTAAATCTATTAATCTTTGAAGGTTTAAAAGATACGACGATTGCTTTAACAGATAACCCAGTACAGCCTGAAGAATCAACACAAAAGGAAAGTGCACCTTCAGTTGAAGCGGCAGCACCAACTGAAAGCGCACCTGCAGTAGAAGCGACAACACCAGCACCTGCTGCACCAGCAGCACCAGCATCTAGTTCAAAGGAAATTATCGTAGAAGCAACAGCCTATACGGCTTCGTGTGAAGGTTGCTCTGGTATTACTGCAACAGGAATTAACCTAATAGAAAATCCAAATCAAAAGGTCATCTCCGTTGACCCATCTGTTATACCCCTTGGCAGTAGAGTTTATGTAGAAGGTTATGGTGAAGCTATCGCCGGAGACACTGGCGGAGCCATTAAAGGAAATAAAATTGATGTTTTCATTCCTTCAAAACAAGACGCCATCAATTTCGGAAGAAAACAATTGAAAGTAACAATCTTAAACTAA